Within the Corynebacterium tuberculostearicum genome, the region TACGCTTGGCGACGTCGAGGGCGCGGCGCATCCGAGCCTCAGCGCGCAGCAAGGGCTCAGGCGTTATCAATGACGTCTTCCAACTCATCGCCAAAGCCGAGCTCGCCGGCGATGCGCAGCAACATATCGGAAGGCCAGTCATCGTCGTTGTCGATGATGTAGCCCACCTGGTCCTCGGATAGGCCAAGGTCGGCGAAGATATCGAAATCGCCCTCGCCATAAGGATCGGCCTCTTCGGGGTCCACATCCGGGATTTCATGATCGTTGATATCCATGAAATCGGCGGCAAAGTCATCGTCCACGCCATAGGTGGCATCCGAGATGAGCATCTTCACCCCGCCCGGCACCGGGCGCACGGCAATAAAATAGGCGTCCTCCACGCACAGCAGCGCGAACGCAGCGCCCTCGGAACGCAGGCTGCGCACCGCATTGATGGAGGTCTGCGGATCCTCAAAATCATCGTTGAAGCTGCGCACCAGCCATTGGCCCGCGTTGCGGGCGACGGTTACTGCGAAGGAGTAATTTTCGTTGCTCATACCTCGTGAGATTAGTCGTGTTGTGCCACAATTGTCATCGTGAGTTCTCAAGATGTTCAACGCCCCATCTGCATTATCGGCCTCGGCCTCATCGGCGGCTCTTTGCTGCGCGATCTCGCCGGATACAATCACCCCGTTTTTGGCTACAACCACTCCACGTCCGGCGCCCGCACTGCAGTAAAACAGGGTTTTGACGTCACCGATGTTCTTCCGGCGATTTTGACCCGCGCGGAGACGGAGAACGCGCTCATTGTCATAGCCGTGCCTATGGGCGCGGTGGGCGAGGTGCTCGACGCCATTCAGGAGCACGCGCCGAGCTGCGGTATTACGGACGTCGTTTCCGTTAAGACAGCCGTACGCCAGCAGGTATTGGAGCGCGGAATGGAGTCGCGCTACGTGGGCGGCCACCCGATGGCGGGCACGTCCAAGTCCGGTTGGGATAACTCGCAGAAGGACCTGTTCCGCCGCGCGGCGTGGGGCATTACCTATGACTACGCCGCCGAGTGTGAGGCGCGCGGGGAAAAGATTCCGAAGCAGTGGATTGAGACCTTCACCGAGGTCGTGCGCATGACCCAGATGGTGCACGCAGAGGCGGTTCCTATCCGCGTGGCTAATCACGATGCCGCGGTGGCGCGCATTTCCCACCTGCCACACGTCTTTGCGGAGATCCTCGCCGTGGTGGGCGATAACGGCGGAATCCTGGCACAGTCCCTGTCTGCCGGTTCTTTCAAAGACGCTACCCGCGTGGCCGGCACGCACCCGGAGCTGGTGCAGCAGATGTGCGAGACCAATGCGCCGGCGCTGGTGGAAGCATTGGACGAGGCCTTGGACTTGCTGCGCGATGCCCGAGAAAAGCTCGATTCCCCCGAGCCTTCCATCGCTGAGCTTACCGACGCCGGCTACCGCGCCCGCACCCGCATCGATGCCCGCTCCGGCGCGCGCAAGGAATCGGTCTCCCCGGTCAAGATTTCTTCGCGCCCGGTGCTGCGCCTGCACCCAGGCGGCCCGAAGTGGGTGGCACAGTTGCGCCAATCCGAGTCCCTGGGCGGACGCATCGAGATTTTCTAGCCCTTGCGGCCGCGGTTGCGCAGACGGGGAATCCGCGCCAGCACCGCGGCGGCGATCAGGCCGATGGCGGCTATGCCCGCATAGAGCCCCGCATGATCTGCACTGGTCTGCGGGGTTTTCGGCGGTTCAGGGGTGGTCTTAGCGGAAAGGATGGCGCCTTTATCGCGGTCGCTCACCACGCCTTCTATCCAATCCTTGGTGCCGGCCAGCGTGGTGATTGCCGCGCTTGGCGAGGGCAAGTCCGGATCCCCATTCGCCGTTCCCGCGGTGGCCAGGCCGGCAAGCTTTCCGTCGACGAAGAAGGGACCGCCGGAGTCACCGCCCTGCATGCCGGCGCGGCCGGTGGAGTGCACATCAAGGATCGCGCTTTCAATCAGCGGCATCGCTTCGCCGGCCGGCACACTTTCTGTCCCCTCTGGTGCGCTGAGCCCCGGCATGGCCTCGGCCGCAGGAATGCTTTCTCCGCCAGCGGCATCCTCGGCGGCAACCTCGGCGCCAACCTCGGAGGCGTCTGCGGCACCTGGTGCGGTGGAGCTGGCGGGGCTAGCAGGGTCGGCGCCGAGGAACTCGGCCACTTCCATCTCCGCCTGCGGCAGCTGGCCACGGCGTGCCATGGAGGAACTGCTGCTCCAGCCGTAAAGCGTGCCGCGCTGGCCAGGTTCTGGCACGTGAGTGGAAATCTCGGCCGAGGTGGTGTCGGTGACGGGGGTGGTGAGGTGGAGAAGGGCGGCGTCGGCAAGCGGGGATAGTGCCCACGAATCAGCGTCGTAGGTGGTGCCATTGATGCAGGCCTGCGTGCCCTCATTGTTGACGGACTCGAGGCAGTGGCGGGCGGTAAGCACCCACTGGGTAGCCACGAGGGTGCCGGTGCAATCACCGAAGCTGCCCACGCGCCCGATTTTCAACTGCGCCACGGTGCGAGACGCCGCCGAGTCTGGGGCCGGCTCACCGTGCTCGAGGGCACTGGCAGGGGCGGCGGTTAATGCCACGATGCCGGCGGTAAGGAGAGCGGGGAAGATTTTGTGCTGCATGATTAGTCCTTCTTTCCGGCAGGAACGGCGATGGCGATGGTCTTAGCGACGGCCCATTCGGCCGGCCCCTTCCCTATCAGGCGGCGCCATAGGCTCGCGAGGACGAGGAAGAAGGCGATAAACGCGCAGGCCCACCCGGTGTTGTGGAGGGAGACGTGGCTCTGCCAGTAGTAAGCGGTGAGCACATGCAGGATGTAGATGCTTAGCGACATCGCCCCCAGCGCAGCAAAGGGATACGCCAGCTTAGGCACCGCTCGACCGATAAGCAGGCATAGGTGGAGGACGATGGCGGCGACGGCGATGGATAGGACAATCTCTCCTAGCACGCCGGTGTGGCCGGTAAAACGCAGCCAGCCTGGCATATCCGGGTTAAAGCGGAAGTAAAAGCCGGCAGCCGCAACGGCTGCTGCGATGCCGGTGGACACCCACTGGGCAGCAGCACGGGAGCTGCGGATATAGACCTCATAGAGCAGCATGCCAGCGAGGAAATAAGCACAATAGGCCAGCAGCGGATAGACCTGCGGAAGGGTCAGCGGCGCATATTTTATAGTCGCGGCGGCGGTGGCAGCGGCGAGGAGCAGGAGCTTCCACCACCAGCGCAGCGGCGGAACCCAGGACACCAAGATCATCGTGATGCCGATGACCACGAGGACGATTTGAATCTCACCGCCCACGGGCAGCAGGGCGAGGCCGATAAGCGTAATTATGCAGCCGCGAGCGATGATGCGCAGGAACGTCGTCGCCGTGAAATCGCGGGAAATAAGCATCAACGTGACGCCGGCCAGAACGGCGAATAGTGCTGCGGGCAGGCCATTTAAAATGACCTTGGTATGCCACACCAATGAGGCCATATGCAGAACTATCATGCCGATAATCGCAAGTGAGCGGACTATATCGAGCCCTACAATGCGCGAGGGTGCTAACACCTAGCGTTCTCCTTCAAGACGGAGGGGAACGCGTCGCCACGCTCCCCTTGTTAATAAAGACTTTCTTTTTCTACTAAGTCTGTCTGGAAGGTTGCTGCAAATATTTTATACGTGTCCTGCATTTTATAAGTGGATTGAGTGAGACTTGTGTGGAGCACGGTGTACAGCGGTGCGGGACTAGTCACGGAAGGAACTATCGCGGCGCTTGCGCGAACGGGAAGGATCGGCGGCCAGCTTTAGAAGCGGGGCTGCGGCGATGCCGATGGCCAAGCCGGCCAAAAAGAGCCAGAACATGCCAGAGCCCAGCCACAGCATTAAGCCAAGGATGGCGCCGGCAATGAGGCCGGAAACAAGCGAGGAAGACTTCATAGATCGAGACCTGGGTGAGGCGGGCTAAGATACAAGAAAAGCCGCCCGAAGGCGGCTGATTTTGTGCGCCCGGAGGTGTCTGAGTTCATGACATATTTGACAGTCTGTGCCTGAGGGAATCGTCGTGATGCTTGACAGGTGAGCCGCGACATATTTGACGCTTAGGGCTACCTTACCGTGTCGGGTGATGCTTGACTGGTGAGTCGGGACATGTTTGACACTATGAACAGTCCTAACCGCAATATGGCCATCGTCAAAGCTGTACGCCAATCCGGTGGCGTCGAAATAGAGTGCGGCCATTCAGGGCCTAAGGCACCTTCTAGAGCCCAAGAGGGAAAGGGCTCCGCCCGTCAGACGTAGGTGTTCTTACGGCGTCTTGGTACTGCTGCTTGGAACGATGCGCCCTGGCACTGCTCGCCTGATCGAAGAAACCGGCACCCCAGAACAAAAAGCAACTGGAATGCCGGTTTGTTAACGATGTCGCGACTCATCTGTCAAACATGTCGCGACTCATGACATTTGTGCGCCCGGAGGGATTCGAACCCCCAACCTTCTGATCCGTAGTCAGATGCTCTATCCGTTGAGCTACGGGCGCAGACCGTTGGTAAGCAGTGCGT harbors:
- a CDS encoding tRNA adenosine deaminase-associated protein → MSNENYSFAVTVARNAGQWLVRSFNDDFEDPQTSINAVRSLRSEGAAFALLCVEDAYFIAVRPVPGGVKMLISDATYGVDDDFAADFMDINDHEIPDVDPEEADPYGEGDFDIFADLGLSEDQVGYIIDNDDDWPSDMLLRIAGELGFGDELEDVIDNA
- a CDS encoding prephenate dehydrogenase — its product is MSSQDVQRPICIIGLGLIGGSLLRDLAGYNHPVFGYNHSTSGARTAVKQGFDVTDVLPAILTRAETENALIVIAVPMGAVGEVLDAIQEHAPSCGITDVVSVKTAVRQQVLERGMESRYVGGHPMAGTSKSGWDNSQKDLFRRAAWGITYDYAAECEARGEKIPKQWIETFTEVVRMTQMVHAEAVPIRVANHDAAVARISHLPHVFAEILAVVGDNGGILAQSLSAGSFKDATRVAGTHPELVQQMCETNAPALVEALDEALDLLRDAREKLDSPEPSIAELTDAGYRARTRIDARSGARKESVSPVKISSRPVLRLHPGGPKWVAQLRQSESLGGRIEIF
- a CDS encoding trypsin-like serine protease, translating into MQHKIFPALLTAGIVALTAAPASALEHGEPAPDSAASRTVAQLKIGRVGSFGDCTGTLVATQWVLTARHCLESVNNEGTQACINGTTYDADSWALSPLADAALLHLTTPVTDTTSAEISTHVPEPGQRGTLYGWSSSSSMARRGQLPQAEMEVAEFLGADPASPASSTAPGAADASEVGAEVAAEDAAGGESIPAAEAMPGLSAPEGTESVPAGEAMPLIESAILDVHSTGRAGMQGGDSGGPFFVDGKLAGLATAGTANGDPDLPSPSAAITTLAGTKDWIEGVVSDRDKGAILSAKTTPEPPKTPQTSADHAGLYAGIAAIGLIAAAVLARIPRLRNRGRKG
- a CDS encoding acyltransferase family protein, encoding MIVLHMASLVWHTKVILNGLPAALFAVLAGVTLMLISRDFTATTFLRIIARGCIITLIGLALLPVGGEIQIVLVVIGITMILVSWVPPLRWWWKLLLLAAATAAATIKYAPLTLPQVYPLLAYCAYFLAGMLLYEVYIRSSRAAAQWVSTGIAAAVAAAGFYFRFNPDMPGWLRFTGHTGVLGEIVLSIAVAAIVLHLCLLIGRAVPKLAYPFAALGAMSLSIYILHVLTAYYWQSHVSLHNTGWACAFIAFFLVLASLWRRLIGKGPAEWAVAKTIAIAVPAGKKD